In a genomic window of Brassica rapa cultivar Chiifu-401-42 chromosome A10, CAAS_Brap_v3.01, whole genome shotgun sequence:
- the LOC103845036 gene encoding uncharacterized protein LOC103845036, whose amino-acid sequence MAAAGDYLGIRDDLMGAGDELILLRYLKPMIDDGASWPQHFGEDADVFNKNPSTVFNPENTVFLIVNPRTEACGKTDGCEYGSWRIMARDKLIKNEVTGKLLGFKKILKFCVKKTKRGREYKRSWVMEEFRLLNPKQDHVICKIRLLFHAEIGFLLSKHFSYSSGPLPATQSLPAYGYGFPNPEYEGAYYLRSLIDHENEWPSYVANDVFCMHPSALVDPHRDQMFAESGICIFANRTEACGYTDGCDGGCWRIMEGDKPIASIMEGETFGYRRVFKFCEADGTAKYSYTDPYGEVVFLTWIMEEYRLAEEEMKDKVLCVIKLL is encoded by the coding sequence ATGGCTGCTGCTGGTGATTATTTAGGGATCAGAGACGATCTGATGGGAGCAGGAGACGAGCTGATACTCTTACGTTACCTGAAGCCGATGATCGATGACGGAGCATCCTGGCCTCAACACTTCGGCGAAGACGCAGACGTGTTCAACAAGAATCCAAGCACAGTATTCAATCCTGAGAACACAGTCTTCCTGATCGTTAATCCTCGAACAGAGGCATGTGGTAAAACCGATGGATGTGAGTATGGTAGCTGGAGGATCATGGCACGCGATAAACTGATCAAGAACGAGGTGACCGGGAAGCTTCTAGGGTTCAAGAAGATTCTCAAGTTCTGCGTAAAGAAGACGAAGAGAGGCAGAGAGTACAAGAGAAGCTGGGTCATGGAAGAGTTCAGGCTTCTCAACCCTAAGCAAGATCACGTGATTTGCAAGATTCGTCTTTTGTTCCACGCCGAAATAGGTTTCTTGCTATCCAAGCATTTCTCCTATTCGTCTGGTCCGCTTCCTGCAACACAGTCATTGCCAGCTTATGGATACGGTTTTCCTAATCCAGAATACGAGGGTGCATATTATCTTCGGAGCTTGATCGATCATGAAAACGAATGGCCTAGCTACGTTGCCAACGACGTGTTCTGCATGCATCCATCGGCGCTTGTGGATCCTCATCGAGATCAGATGTTTGCAGAATCCGGAATCTGCATCTTCGCTAACCGGACAGAGGCTTGTGGTTATACCGATGGGTGTGATGGAGGTTGCTGGAGGATCATGGAGGGTGATAAACCCATCGCTTCGATCATGGAGGGTGAGACTTTTGGTTACAGGAGGGTTTTCAAGTTCTGCGAAGCGGATGGTACAGCCAAATACTCCTATACTGATCCCTACGGAGAAGTTGTGTTTCTGACTTGGATTATGGAGGAGTATAGGCTTGCGGAAGAGGAGATGAAGGATAAAGTGTTGTGCGTTATCAAGCTTCTTTAG
- the LOC103845037 gene encoding E3 ubiquitin-protein ligase At1g63170 isoform X2 — MDTVQSESPSSNISITISSSSSLCTTPPRSDNSHVSPSVVQERLPTSFYLRLAMKVSRARWFIFLRRVFHYQNGSTSDLGSNPFNSSTWMMSELIALFIQLTVITFTLAISKDESPIWPVRLWITGYDIGCLLSLMLLYGRFRQLDHDHGDIEQQHRGTEENRSSHLMNRCRTSLELFFAIWFVIGNVWVFDSRFGSFNHAPTLHVLCVSLLAWNALCYSFPFLLFMFLCCIVPLASSLLGYNMNMGSSDRGASDDEISSLPSWKYKRIDDNASAPATDDPCCICLGKYKDKDEVRELPCSHKFHLKCVDQWLRIISCCPLCKQDLPR, encoded by the exons ATGGATACTGTTCAGTCCGAGTCACCTTCCAGTAATATCTCCATCACAATTTCATCGTCTTCTTCGTTATGTACCACACCACCACGAAGTGACAACAGTCATGTGTCTCCCTCTGTTGTTCAAGAGAGGCTTCCAACTTCCTTCTACTTGAGATTAGCTATGAAGGTATCTAGAGCTAGATGGTTCATCTTCTTGAGAAGAGTTTTTCACTACCAGAACGGTTCAACATCAGATCTTGGCTCCAACCCTTTCAACTCCAGCACGTGGATGATGTCTGAGCTCATAGCTCTGTTTATTCAGCTTACTGTCATAACATTCACACTAGCTATCTCCAAAGATGAGAGTCCTATTTGGCCGGTGAGGTTATGGATCACAGGATATGATATTGGATGTCTACTTAGTCTCATGCTCTTGTATGGTCGCTTTCGCCAGCTAGACCATGACCATGGCGATATTGAGCAGCAACATAGAGGCACAGAAGAAAACAG GAGCTCTCATTTGATGAATAGATGCAGAACGTCGCTAGAGCTTTTCTTTGCGATTTGGTTTGTGATTGGGAATGTTTGGGTGTTCGATTCTAGGTTCGGTTCTTTCAACCATGCTCCAACTCTCCACGTCCTCTGCGTCTCTCTTCTAGCTTGGAACGCTCTCTgctattcttttccttttcttctctTCATGTTCCTCTGTTGCATTGTGCCTCTCGCTAGTAGCCTCCTTGGATACAACATGAACATGGGTTCTTCAGACAGAGGAGCATCTGATGACGAAATCTCTAGTCTCCCTAGCTGGAAATACAAACGAATCGATGACAATGCTTCAGCTCCTGCAACCGATGATCCA TGTTGTATATGTTTGGGAAAGTATAAAGACAAGGATGAAGTAAGAGAGCTACCATGTTCACATAAGTTTCATCTAAAGTGTGTAGATCAGTGGCTTCGTATCATCTCTTGTTGTCCTCTCTGCAAACAAGATCTTCCCAGATGA
- the LOC103845037 gene encoding E3 ubiquitin-protein ligase At1g63170 isoform X1, with protein sequence MDTVQSESPSSNISITISSSSSLCTTPPRSDNSHVSPSVVQERLPTSFYLRLAMKVSRARWFIFLRRVFHYQNGSTSDLGSNPFNSSTWMMSELIALFIQLTVITFTLAISKDESPIWPVRLWITGYDIGCLLSLMLLYGRFRQLDHDHGDIEQQHRGTEENRSSHLMNRCRTSLELFFAIWFVIGNVWVFDSRFGSFNHAPTLHVLCVSLLAWNALCYSFPFLLFMFLCCIVPLASSLLGYNMNMGSSDRGASDDEISSLPSWKYKRIDDNASAPATDDPQCCICLGKYKDKDEVRELPCSHKFHLKCVDQWLRIISCCPLCKQDLPR encoded by the exons ATGGATACTGTTCAGTCCGAGTCACCTTCCAGTAATATCTCCATCACAATTTCATCGTCTTCTTCGTTATGTACCACACCACCACGAAGTGACAACAGTCATGTGTCTCCCTCTGTTGTTCAAGAGAGGCTTCCAACTTCCTTCTACTTGAGATTAGCTATGAAGGTATCTAGAGCTAGATGGTTCATCTTCTTGAGAAGAGTTTTTCACTACCAGAACGGTTCAACATCAGATCTTGGCTCCAACCCTTTCAACTCCAGCACGTGGATGATGTCTGAGCTCATAGCTCTGTTTATTCAGCTTACTGTCATAACATTCACACTAGCTATCTCCAAAGATGAGAGTCCTATTTGGCCGGTGAGGTTATGGATCACAGGATATGATATTGGATGTCTACTTAGTCTCATGCTCTTGTATGGTCGCTTTCGCCAGCTAGACCATGACCATGGCGATATTGAGCAGCAACATAGAGGCACAGAAGAAAACAG GAGCTCTCATTTGATGAATAGATGCAGAACGTCGCTAGAGCTTTTCTTTGCGATTTGGTTTGTGATTGGGAATGTTTGGGTGTTCGATTCTAGGTTCGGTTCTTTCAACCATGCTCCAACTCTCCACGTCCTCTGCGTCTCTCTTCTAGCTTGGAACGCTCTCTgctattcttttccttttcttctctTCATGTTCCTCTGTTGCATTGTGCCTCTCGCTAGTAGCCTCCTTGGATACAACATGAACATGGGTTCTTCAGACAGAGGAGCATCTGATGACGAAATCTCTAGTCTCCCTAGCTGGAAATACAAACGAATCGATGACAATGCTTCAGCTCCTGCAACCGATGATCCA CAGTGTTGTATATGTTTGGGAAAGTATAAAGACAAGGATGAAGTAAGAGAGCTACCATGTTCACATAAGTTTCATCTAAAGTGTGTAGATCAGTGGCTTCGTATCATCTCTTGTTGTCCTCTCTGCAAACAAGATCTTCCCAGATGA
- the LOC103836900 gene encoding putative nuclease HARBI1 has protein sequence MSSSSSSDEIDERLDEVVDEIVEDAYNDIVEAQPNMQNTRGYIERDREGGHTRLVNDYFRENATYSAQFRRRFRMNKGLFMRIVLALQEKFVFFQQRPDATGRLGHSPLQKCTAAIRLLAYGTGADTVDEYLRLAETSALLCLHNFTDGIIQLFGDEYLRAPTPDDLQRLLDIGEKRGFPGMIGSIDCMHWEWKNCPTAWKGQYARGSGKPTIVLEAVASQDLWIWHAFFGPPGTLNDINVLDRSPLFDDILEGRAPRVKYMVNGHMYKLAYYLTDGIYPKWSTFIQSISLPQSPKQELFAKHQEATRKDVERAFGVLQARFAIVRNPALTLDKAKIGKIMRACIILHNMIVEDERDGYIRYDISEFEEGDVMRSSQVETEIPTILNNIFPSRNDVRDRRIHDHLKNDLVEHIWNKFGDED, from the coding sequence atgtcatcatcatcatcatccgaTGAAATCGATGAGAGATTGGACGAGGTTGTCGATGAAATCGTCGAGGATGCATATAATGACATAGTGGAGGCCCAACCGAATATGCAAAACACACGGGGTTATATTGAACGAGACCGTGAAGGGGGACACACCCGTTTAGTTAATGACTACTTCAGAGAGAATGCGACATACTCGGCACAATTCAGACGACGTTTCCGCATGAATAAGGGTTTATTCATGCGTATTGTCCTTGCCCTCCAGGAGAAGTTTGTATTCTTTCAACAAAGACCCGATGCAACCGGGAGGTTAGGTCATTCTCCGCTACAAAAATGTACGGCGGCTATTCGACTGCTTGCTTATGGTACTGGGGCTGACACGGTAGATGAATATCTCCGACTAGCTGAGACCTCAGCACTTTTGTGTTTACATAATTTCACTGACGGAATTATACAGTTATTCGGAGACGAGTATCTACGAGCACCCACACCGGATGATCTTCAACGACTACTCGACATTGGAGAGAAACGAGGGTTTCCTGGGATGATCGGgagcatcgactgtatgcattgggagtggaaaaattgcccgaccgcttggaaaggacagTACGCCCGTGGATCAGGAAaaccgacaattgtcttagaggcTGTAGCTTCCCAAGATCTTTGGATCTGGCACGCGTTTTTTGGacctccaggtaccttaaacgatattaatgtcCTCGATCGATCTCCtctttttgatgacattttagAAGGTCGAGCTCCGCGGGTAAAGTACATGGTCAACGGACACATGTATAAGTTGGCGTACTACCTCACAGacggtatatatccaaaatggtcAACCTTTATCCAATCCATCTCACTCCCTCAATCACCAAAACAAGAGTTATTTGCTAAACATCAAGAAGCAACCCGAAAAGATGTGgagcgggcttttggagtattaCAAGCGCGATTTGCGATTGTGAGAAACCCGGCTCTTACGTTGGACAAAGCAAAGATagggaagattatgagagcGTGTATCATACTACACAACATGATAGTCGAAGATGAACGGGATGGATACATTCGTTATGATATATCTGAATTTGAAGAAGGTGACGTCATGAGAAGTTCACAGGTGGAAACCGAGATTCCTACAATTCTCAATAATATTTTTCCCAGTCGGAATGATGTTCGAGATAGGAGAATACATGACCATCTGAAAAATGATTTAGTCGAGCATATTTGGAACAAATTTGGTGACGAGGATTAA
- the LOC117129320 gene encoding glutathione S-transferase T3-like, with protein sequence MENNTPYMNLLFSQTQTPVDLDSPEPLWFGSQGPRESVVPPVVEPVVESGGESGLRRKWTSMEDKILIGAWLNTSKDPIISNEQKAGSFWRRIVDYYNASPQLVGTVPRELGSCKQRWGRINTEVSKFTGCYDAALREQRSGQNDDDVMKAALEIFFKTTDSKFSMDHCWRELRHDQKWCSVYGPKEGGKEKRKQVIDVDREEEAALEPEGRPPGVKAAKAGLKKKKSGREEELGKLQGVLEVKEKLSRAKILDRLLAKKEPLNEMETNLKMKLMSEML encoded by the coding sequence ATGGAAAATAATACACCTTATATGAATCTACTCTTTAGTCAAACTCAGACACCCGTGGACCTTGATTCACCCGAACCTTTATGGTTCGGTAGCCAAGGTCCTAGGGAGTCTGTTGTCCCTCCTGTAGTCGAGCCTGTAGTCGAGTCTGGTGGTGAGTCTGGTCTGAGGAGGAAGTGGACTTCGATGGAGGATAAGATCCTTATTGGTGCTTGGCTTAACACCAGTAAGGATCCTATCATCAGCAATGAGCAGAAAGCTGGTTCTTTCTGGAGGCGGATTGTAGATTACTACAATGCAAGTCCGCAGCTGGTTGGGACCGTACCGAGAGAGCTAGGTTCCTGCAAGCAGAGGTGGGGGAGGATCAACACAGAAGTATCCAAGTTTACAGGATGCTATGATGCGGCTTTGAGGGAGCAGAGAAGTGGCCAAAATGACGATGATGTGATGAAGGCGGCGTTGGaaattttcttcaaaactaCCGACTCCAAGTTCAGCATGGATCACTGCTGGAGGGAGCTTAGGCATGACCAAAAGTGGTGCTCTGTCTACGGGCCGAAGGAGGGTGGAAAGGAAAAGCGTAAACAAGTGATTGACGTTGATAGAGAAGAAGAGGCAGCTCTCGAACCAGAAGGTCGACCTCCCGGGGTTAAGGCTGCCAAAGCTGgtctcaagaagaagaaaagtggTAGAGAGGAGGAGCTGGGGAAGCTTCAGGGGGTTTTAGAAGTCAAAGAAAAATTATCTAGAGCTAAGATTCTAGATCGTTTACTCGCGAAGAAGGAGCCTTTAAATGAGATGGAAACAAATCTAAAAATGAAACTAATGTCTGAAATGCTTTGA